A stretch of Metabacillus sp. FJAT-52054 DNA encodes these proteins:
- a CDS encoding fumarylacetoacetate hydrolase family protein — MKRARVAYAGAVHEAVETNGQVKLDDGRLVQENEVVWLPPVNPRTVFALGLNYADHAKELDFQAPAEPLVFLKGPNAFVGHRGQSRRPAGVEYMHYECELAVVIGKKARHVKREEAYQYVKGYTIANDYAIRDYLENYFRPNLRVKNRDGCTPIGPWLTDAADIADPMNLALRTFVNGKLTQEGNTRDMVFGIRDLIEYLSRFMTLEENDIILTGTPEGLSDTAAEDIVVTEIEGIGRLENTVVSDEVFGIQEVKKEESHASHRGRIHEEH; from the coding sequence ATGAAAAGAGCGAGGGTAGCCTATGCAGGAGCCGTTCATGAAGCCGTGGAAACAAATGGTCAGGTAAAATTGGATGACGGACGTTTGGTCCAAGAAAATGAAGTTGTATGGCTTCCTCCAGTCAACCCCCGTACCGTATTTGCCCTCGGACTGAATTATGCCGATCATGCGAAGGAGCTTGACTTTCAAGCGCCTGCCGAGCCGCTTGTCTTTTTAAAGGGGCCTAATGCATTCGTCGGCCACCGCGGGCAGTCGAGACGGCCGGCAGGAGTTGAATACATGCATTATGAATGTGAGCTGGCTGTTGTAATCGGGAAAAAGGCGCGGCACGTAAAGCGTGAGGAAGCGTATCAGTATGTGAAGGGATATACGATTGCCAATGACTACGCCATTCGTGATTATCTCGAAAACTACTTCCGGCCGAATTTGCGTGTGAAAAACCGGGATGGCTGCACACCAATCGGGCCATGGCTGACGGATGCGGCAGATATTGCGGATCCTATGAATCTGGCACTCCGCACATTTGTAAACGGGAAGCTGACGCAGGAAGGAAATACAAGGGATATGGTGTTTGGTATACGGGACTTGATCGAATACCTCAGCCGGTTTATGACCTTGGAAGAAAACGATATCATTCTCACTGGAACCCCGGAAGGACTTTCGGATACTGCTGCAGAGGACATCGTTGTAACTGAAATTGAAGGAATAGGAAGACTGGAAAACACGGTTGTCAGCGATGAAGTATTTGGCATCCAAGAGGTAAAAAAGGAGGAGTCCCATGCCTCACATCGTGGTCGAATACACGAAGAACATTAA
- a CDS encoding 5-carboxymethyl-2-hydroxymuconate Delta-isomerase, giving the protein MPHIVVEYTKNIKDQADIPALLKKINGILLLRSDLFPKGGIRSRAIELQDYLIADGQEDDAFVHISLKIGAGRSDEDKKEVCEKLFEMVKHHFQLLFSSRYLALSMELAEFSEAGTYKHNNIHERFKKAPR; this is encoded by the coding sequence ATGCCTCACATCGTGGTCGAATACACGAAGAACATTAAGGATCAGGCGGACATTCCAGCGCTTTTGAAAAAAATAAACGGCATCCTCCTATTAAGAAGCGACCTCTTTCCAAAAGGAGGGATCCGTTCCAGAGCAATTGAGCTTCAGGACTACTTGATTGCAGATGGTCAAGAAGATGATGCTTTTGTTCATATTTCATTGAAAATAGGTGCTGGGCGGTCGGATGAAGACAAAAAGGAAGTCTGTGAAAAGCTATTCGAAATGGTGAAACATCATTTTCAGCTGCTGTTTTCATCACGATATCTGGCCCTGTCGATGGAACTCGCAGAATTCAGTGAAGCGGGGACCTATAAGCATAATAATATCCATGAGCGCTTTAAAAAAGCACCCCGGTAG
- a CDS encoding DUF3243 domain-containing protein, protein MPNINNVDEKVDQMDSEKKDRILQDFETFKSYLSDKVSKGEKLGLGEEQLAKAAEKVADYLAKHEEPRNSEEYLLNELWKVGDKEQQHALAHMLVKLVK, encoded by the coding sequence ATGCCAAACATTAATAATGTTGATGAAAAAGTGGATCAAATGGACTCCGAGAAAAAAGATCGTATTTTACAAGACTTTGAAACGTTCAAGAGTTATCTGTCTGATAAGGTAAGCAAAGGTGAAAAGCTTGGTTTAGGTGAAGAACAGCTTGCAAAAGCAGCGGAGAAAGTGGCTGATTACTTAGCGAAGCATGAAGAGCCTCGTAATTCAGAAGAATACTTATTGAATGAGTTATGGAAAGTGGGAGACAAGGAACAGCAGCACGCACTGGCTCACATGCTAGTGAAACTCGTAAAATAA
- a CDS encoding acetamidase/formamidase family protein, whose product MNKVGKQHLIYAMGPNREPVLRVKTGEKVVFETCDCFEDQITSMDTAFDSLNWDRINPATGPVFVEGAEPGDILSVKIEKITIADHGVMVTGPELGVLGGELNTNSIRILPIRNNYAYLNDSLKVPVNKMIGVIGTAPASEEISCGTPDLHGGNMDCKEIKEGATLLLPVNVEGGLLALGDLHGAMADGEVAVCGVETAGEVTVTIHVIKGKRLPLPMLINDSAIMTIASKKELDEAANQAVKNMAEFLVGELNFKKDEAIFLLSLAGDLKICQVVDPNKTARMELPLRYVEDKYDLQILLNGQKILS is encoded by the coding sequence ATGAATAAAGTAGGGAAACAGCATTTAATATATGCTATGGGTCCAAACCGGGAACCTGTTCTTAGGGTGAAGACAGGAGAAAAAGTAGTTTTTGAGACGTGTGACTGTTTTGAAGATCAAATCACCTCCATGGATACTGCGTTTGATTCATTGAATTGGGACCGGATTAATCCGGCTACCGGACCGGTATTTGTAGAAGGAGCGGAGCCGGGGGATATTCTATCAGTCAAGATTGAGAAAATAACGATCGCAGACCATGGAGTAATGGTCACAGGACCGGAATTAGGTGTGCTGGGAGGGGAGCTTAATACCAATTCAATCCGAATTCTCCCTATCCGGAATAATTACGCTTATTTAAATGATTCTCTCAAGGTCCCAGTCAATAAAATGATTGGAGTTATTGGAACGGCTCCTGCCAGTGAAGAAATTTCCTGCGGAACACCTGATCTTCACGGCGGAAATATGGATTGCAAGGAAATCAAAGAAGGAGCCACTCTTTTGCTTCCTGTAAATGTGGAAGGCGGCTTGCTTGCACTCGGTGATCTTCATGGAGCGATGGCAGATGGGGAAGTGGCGGTGTGCGGCGTGGAAACAGCGGGAGAAGTAACCGTAACAATCCACGTTATTAAAGGTAAGAGACTGCCGCTGCCCATGCTGATAAATGATTCCGCCATTATGACCATTGCTTCTAAAAAAGAATTGGACGAAGCAGCTAATCAGGCAGTGAAAAATATGGCAGAGTTTTTAGTAGGCGAACTGAATTTCAAAAAGGATGAAGCCATATTCCTTTTATCACTCGCAGGAGATCTAAAGATCTGCCAGGTTGTTGATCCGAATAAAACCGCCAGAATGGAACTGCCATTGAGGTATGTTGAAGATAAATATGACTTACAGATTCTTTTAAATGGGCAGAAAATACTTAGCTAA
- a CDS encoding NAD-dependent epimerase/dehydratase family protein has protein sequence MRKILVLGGTNYFGKKLVQRLLKNDDRVTLATRESHDDGFGMQVDRLKIDREDKQSMMTAFEGKNWDLVYDQSCLASQEAWDAAKALKEKCSRYIFTSTQAVYEFGTNHREENFDPMSFTYRLKKRAEYQGYEGYQEAKRAAEAVLFQQGYFKIAAVRMPIVVSQDDYTERLKFYVDKIKQSNPIVIEDPKFRYSFIHAEEAAEFLFQLGNSDFTGSINPGCSEDISLDELVQKIGRIVERKPLIQSNQTGDKGSPYALPGSWSVHTGKAKSLGLSFSKLDEVLDPLIRSFQK, from the coding sequence ATGAGAAAAATCCTTGTTCTCGGGGGAACAAACTATTTCGGAAAAAAATTGGTTCAGCGGTTACTAAAAAACGATGATCGTGTGACCCTTGCAACCAGGGAGTCACACGATGACGGATTTGGAATGCAAGTGGATCGATTGAAAATTGACAGGGAAGATAAACAATCCATGATGACCGCGTTCGAGGGCAAAAACTGGGATCTTGTTTATGATCAATCTTGTTTAGCTTCACAAGAAGCATGGGATGCAGCAAAAGCTCTTAAGGAAAAATGCAGCCGGTATATTTTCACGTCCACTCAAGCAGTTTATGAATTTGGAACCAATCATAGGGAAGAGAACTTTGACCCAATGTCTTTCACCTATCGGCTTAAGAAAAGGGCTGAATATCAAGGGTACGAAGGTTATCAGGAGGCCAAACGCGCAGCTGAAGCTGTTTTATTCCAGCAGGGGTACTTTAAAATAGCTGCTGTAAGAATGCCAATCGTTGTATCCCAAGATGATTATACGGAAAGGCTTAAATTTTATGTGGATAAAATCAAGCAGTCAAACCCTATTGTGATAGAGGATCCTAAGTTTCGATACAGTTTTATCCATGCTGAAGAGGCAGCTGAATTTCTATTCCAATTAGGAAACAGCGATTTCACAGGTTCAATTAACCCAGGATGCAGTGAAGATATTAGTTTAGATGAACTTGTCCAGAAAATTGGAAGGATTGTTGAGAGGAAACCACTTATTCAATCCAATCAAACGGGTGATAAAGGATCCCCTTACGCACTTCCAGGCTCCTGGTCTGTCCATACAGGGAAGGCAAAAAGCCTGGGCTTGAGCTTTTCAAAGCTTGATGAAGTATTGGATCCATTAATTCGTTCATTCCAAAAATAG
- a CDS encoding universal stress protein, with protein sequence MITAVSIIVVPYDHSESSKKALAKAAALAQADERIELNIITVVETHPLYSEHLSVKGIRDDLLAEAREHLDEAKRNLSQLPNTIKTAVLIGTPSLSIVEYAIQKDAELIIMGSRGVTGLKELFLGSVSHYVVQKSSCPVYIVK encoded by the coding sequence ATGATTACAGCTGTTTCTATAATAGTCGTTCCGTATGATCATTCTGAATCAAGCAAAAAAGCACTGGCAAAAGCTGCAGCCCTAGCACAGGCAGATGAGAGAATTGAACTGAACATTATCACCGTTGTGGAAACTCATCCATTATATTCTGAACACCTTTCTGTAAAAGGAATTAGAGACGATCTATTAGCCGAAGCCCGGGAGCATTTGGATGAAGCAAAAAGGAACCTGAGCCAGCTGCCGAACACGATTAAAACCGCTGTTCTTATAGGAACGCCTTCTTTATCAATTGTTGAGTATGCTATTCAGAAAGATGCCGAACTCATTATTATGGGGAGCCGCGGCGTTACAGGACTGAAGGAATTGTTTTTAGGAAGCGTCAGTCATTATGTCGTTCAGAAATCATCTTGCCCGGTTTACATTGTTAAATAA
- a CDS encoding tetracycline resistance MFS efflux pump, translating to MSGNQRKQLFILMINMFIAIGSFGIIIPILPAYLKSINQGGMAAGLMIAIFAGAQLVFSPIAGRWADQHGRRKMIVYGLAGLTLSMFIFYATDSILWLYASRVIGGIGAALLIPAIFAYIADITTIEQRAKGNSYISAAMSLGIVIGPGIGGFLADYGLKVPFLVSAIVSLAAVIFSVVVLKESESIQAPDQQMVHADTESMLKKLALSVRKPYFIPLVITLIMSFGLMAYESVLGLFVDNQFGASPQEIALMITSTGIISVIVQLFIVDRIVQKFGEQVVLNIFIGVAAAGFLFSLFAKDYVLFFGITLLIFLATSILRPVLNTLISKMAGNEQGFAMGLNNSYMSIGNILGPTFAGVLYDVQILYPFMLGFVLLVITLFITIGWQKQTQKKSVPVKS from the coding sequence ATGTCAGGAAATCAGCGAAAGCAGCTATTTATTTTGATGATCAACATGTTTATTGCCATCGGCAGCTTTGGTATCATCATCCCGATTTTGCCAGCTTATTTAAAATCAATTAATCAGGGAGGCATGGCTGCCGGTCTTATGATTGCCATTTTTGCCGGAGCACAGCTTGTTTTTTCTCCGATTGCAGGAAGATGGGCTGATCAGCACGGACGGAGAAAAATGATCGTATATGGCCTCGCGGGTCTTACTTTGTCCATGTTCATCTTTTACGCTACGGATTCGATTCTTTGGCTTTATGCCTCACGGGTGATCGGGGGAATCGGCGCAGCTCTGTTAATTCCGGCTATTTTTGCTTATATTGCTGATATTACCACTATTGAGCAGCGGGCAAAGGGAAACAGTTATATCTCAGCCGCCATGTCGCTGGGAATTGTAATTGGACCAGGAATTGGCGGATTTTTGGCAGACTATGGCCTTAAGGTGCCATTTCTCGTTTCAGCGATTGTCTCTCTGGCCGCTGTTATTTTTTCCGTTGTGGTTTTGAAAGAGAGCGAGTCCATTCAAGCCCCAGATCAGCAAATGGTCCATGCCGATACAGAGTCCATGCTGAAAAAGCTTGCTTTGTCTGTAAGAAAGCCATATTTCATTCCGCTGGTTATTACGTTAATAATGAGTTTTGGTCTAATGGCCTATGAATCGGTGCTCGGTCTTTTCGTTGATAATCAATTCGGAGCATCCCCGCAGGAGATTGCATTAATGATTACCTCGACAGGAATTATCAGTGTTATTGTTCAACTCTTTATCGTGGATCGAATCGTTCAGAAGTTCGGCGAACAAGTGGTTCTCAACATTTTCATAGGGGTAGCCGCTGCAGGATTCCTTTTTAGCCTTTTTGCAAAGGATTACGTACTTTTCTTCGGCATCACATTGCTCATTTTCCTGGCTACCTCCATTTTAAGACCTGTCCTTAACACGCTTATTTCAAAAATGGCTGGAAATGAACAAGGTTTTGCCATGGGCTTGAACAATTCTTATATGAGCATAGGGAATATTTTAGGACCAACGTTCGCGGGAGTCCTCTATGACGTCCAAATTCTCTATCCTTTTATGCTGGGGTTTGTCCTGCTGGTTATTACTCTTTTTATAACAATCGGCTGGCAAAAGCAGACGCAAAAAAAGTCGGTACCGGTTAAATCATAA